One segment of Pseudochaenichthys georgianus unplaced genomic scaffold, fPseGeo1.2 scaffold_578_arrow_ctg1, whole genome shotgun sequence DNA contains the following:
- the LOC117443297 gene encoding FERM, ARHGEF and pleckstrin domain-containing protein 1-like, translating into MVEPAERPSAAGQRLSAPDSFGISTLEPGHRPPAQTPPGRQVSIRVQMLDDTQEVFEISQRSPGKVLFDLVCVHLNVVEGDYFGLEYQDHRKMMVRRTSPV; encoded by the exons ATGGTGGAACCGGCGGAGAGGCCGTCTGCAGCCGGACAGAGGCTGAGCGCGCCGGATAGCTTTGGGATTTCAACGTTGGAGCCTGGCCACCGTCCTCCTGCTCAGACTCCTCCAGGAAGACAGGTGTCCATCCGGGTCCAAATGCTCGACGACACGCAGGAAGTCTTCGAGATATCg CAACGCTCTCCCGGCAAAGTGCTGTTCGACCTGGTGTGCGTCCATCTCAACGTGGTGGAGGGAGACTACTTCGGGCTGGAATACCAGGACCATCGCAAGATGATGGTGAGACGCACCTCTCCCGTTTAA